The sequence below is a genomic window from Peromyscus maniculatus bairdii isolate BWxNUB_F1_BW_parent chromosome 17, HU_Pman_BW_mat_3.1, whole genome shotgun sequence.
ATTagatttctcccttctcttttctccctccaaactctccgaTAGGTCCCTCCCTGCtcgctttcaaattcatggtctcttttttcacaATTGTCATTGCATGCgtacatgtttatgtatatacatatatattcttaaatataaccagTTCCGTCTATacagtgttacttgtatgcatgtcttcagggctgactatttggcactggacaaccaattggtgtgctctgccctggggaagaccacctctcctgTTTCTAGCTTTTCttggttgcctatagttcttggtATGGGGTTGATGCCGAATTGGGGAGCCCAGTGCCAATGGATaaacgcgcacacacacacacacacacacacacacacacacacacacacacacacacacacacacaaggctcagtgaacattgcagaagaggtggGGGGGCGGagattgtcagagccagaggatcagggagtttgctttGAGATTGTGACTCCTAGAAACATAAGAAGCTATGTTTCACCAAGTCTCACCAAGATGGTCAttcaaatgtgagctgaacaaggatgtcACCAGTGGGCATGTCAAAGTGGACAGGAAAAATCctatgaggcctcaaccctacattttatatttcttaaaacCATATTATCATATATATTTGTTGTGCCTGTTCCTGTGTTACATATAGACATTATACAAGTATATATGATACACTGAGTATGATACCTTCCATATCACTCGACTCTCCCCTAAGCCCCCCATTTCCATTAAGCCCCTTTGTTTCCTtagacagttttgtttttatcttttatgttATTTGTTCACATGTCATTTTATGAATCTACATAATCAAGGAACCACATATGAGAGACATTTATCTGAGACTGGATTAATTCATTTAACGTGATTCTCTCCAGTTCATCCATTTCCTTGCTAACGATTTAATGTCTttagagctgaaaaaaaaaaactccctgtCTATGaaccatgttttctttctccattcctctGCTGCTGGAAAACTTGGCTGATTCCATAACAGTGATTGTGAATAGTGCAGCAATAAATATCAGTGTGCAAGTTTCTCTGAGATGGGTTGATCTGCAGTACTTTACATAAatacccaaaagtggtatagctgtgtcctATGACAGATGTATTCTTAGCTTCCTTAGGCACCTCCGTACTGACTTCCATTGCGACTGGACTAACTTACATGCCTACCAGGGTTCCATTATGACCACAATGTCACCATCATCTGTTGCTTTCACAATGACTACCATTCTTAATGGAGATGGAATTTCagtgttttcatttatctttctctgatgactaatgaGGTTGAGCCTTTTTTCATATGTTCCAGTGGCCATTCACGTTTCATCTTTTAGGGCTTGTCTGTTCAGTTCATGGGCCcatttattgttttgctttctaGTGTTCGTATTTGCAGTTCTTTATAGATTCCAGATATCGACACCCCTGCCTGAAGTCCAGCTGACAACAGCtgtctcccattctgtagactgttgtttctgtttctgctgATAGTTTCTTATGCTGTGCAGAGCTTTTTAATTTCACGAAATCCCATCTGTCATTCCGTGAGGGTATTTGCTGTGTTCGTGGGGGGGGTCTATGTAGAAAGTTCTTGCCTATTCCTATACCCTGAAGTATTTTCCTCTAGGAGTATTGGctgtttttaaattaaggtctttGAATCACATTGAACTGATTTTTGTTCAGGATAGGAGAAAGgagtctaatttcattcttctgaagGTAGATATCCAATTTGTCGAAAAAATTTACTGAATAGGTAGTCTTTTTCCAGTgtctctttttaaatctttgtcaaaaatatGTAGGAAGTCTTAAATTTCAATGAATTGGGATTTTTAAggcaatgtattttgatatatttacTTCTCAGTCCTCTCCCGGGTTCTTGCAGATCCACCCCTACACCTTTCCACCCTCCTACACACTTCATGACTTccttcagtttttaaataatcCAGCCAGTCCAACATGTGCTGTTCACAGACTCATAGATCCCTGGGGGTGGGGTCATCCACTGGAGTATGGCCCTTATCTACCAGGGCTCACCCCttaaagagaactaactcctcCTCTTCCAGCAACTACTAATCCCCAACAGATCTTCAACTAAGTGAGACTTCTTGACCACCGCCCACCTCCACACTGACATTGCTCTGTCTTGAGCCTGCATAAGCCTTGTATGTGCCGACCCGATCACTCGGAGTTtgtgtgtgcagctgccctgctgtgcccaAAAAACACTATTTCAACACTAAGCCTAACCCTAACCCACCACCTCTGGTTCTCActgtccttctctttcctcttctacaatgatcccCGAGCCTTGAGAGGAGAAGTGTGATATACACATCCCATTTAAAGCTGAGCCCAGGCTCTTATTCTCTACTCCCTGAgcggttgtgggtctctgtgctaaTTACCATGAAGTACAAAAAGAAGTGTCTTTAATAAGGCTGAGAGATACACTAATCTATGGGcataatgataagtcattaggacTTGGTTTAATACTgtatccatttagcaaaataacagtagaGGTTCTCCCTTAGGGCCTGGGGTCTATCTAGCCATAGCACAGGTTCTTAGCCCTTATAATGGTGCCTGGCAGAAGTACTAACTTACAAAgaaggccttaaatccaatcagaaagtggccAACTATTCCCCTAACATTCATGCTACTGTTGTACCAGTGGGTATATCTTGCCAggccactcatttttttttaagctcacaTAATTCACAGCTAGCTAAGACTAATGGTGATTTTTCTCCTCAGGTAGCATGTACAGCAAGTTCCAATACAAACAGCTTCCAGCGCAGTAACAGCctgatttcttcatgttctatggCTTGAGtatatggtatcttcagcaagaGTCCGGGAGGTAGTCAAAAGTAATAGCAATATCCTATAACATTTGTGGAGGAGTCCATGGAACCAACAGCTCCAAAAGAAGAGGTAATTCAGTCTTGTAATTGGCTTTTGATAGCCTATGGGGTCTGGGAGGGGCACTATCCTCACATTAAAGGGTATCTCCATTATGTACATATCTTctatagtagtaggtttccatataactttttctttttttctttaaagatttatttatttattatgtatacagtgttctccctgcatgccagatctcactacagatggttatgagtcactatgtggttgctgggatttgaactcaggacctcaggaatagcagtcagtgctcttaaccactgagccatttctccagcccccgcccccatatgactttttcaaagaTCTGAAGTGTTATGTTAGTTATCCTTCCCTGTAATCCCTCTTCTACCCTAGCAATCCCACTTAATCCTTCTTTCACGATTATTTCCCATCCCCCTTCATGTTACCTACCTTCTATATCCCTGACAGTGAACCCAATCCCTCAAGCCTCTTACCAGTTTCTTGGCCTCTACGGATATTCCAAAACTATCTAGCGAtattcaaagctaacatccacaaatgTGAGAAAACATGCCATGCTTGTTCTTCTTGGTCTAGGTTATCTCACTAAGAATAATTATTTCTAGCTCCaaccatttacctgcaaatttcatgtcagtTTAAGTCTTCTACTTTTCCATCTAtgtttttttatattcatttgtcAATTGCTACAAAAAATACTTAATAGGCTTTCTATTGAGATTATGTTAAATCCCTATCAGTTTTAGAACTGACAACAATATTGACAAAATCCTTGGGCATGATTTATCTTACCATTGATTTAGCTCGCTTCTCTGAACAGCATTTTTCACTTCTGGTGTATCTTGCTTTCTAACTGGCCAGACAACTCTAATTAGTTCATATTTTATGGTACTATAATAGTATTTTTTAagcaatttattttttctaattgtttattgctagaatatagaaaaaatcattttatcaGCTTTTGCatacttcaattttattttcacaagTTAGTTCTGTCACATTTCTTGTACCTAGCCCTTGTTTAATATCCTCCCTTACGTTTTAGGGTACTCGCTAAGTATTCTGCTGTAGCAGAACACTGTAAACTAGGTGTTTCTCACAATTCTGAACTCTGGGTAGTACACGATCAAGGAGCTAGAAATTTCAGTGTTTGGTGACGTGCTATCTCTGCAGCAGCATCTAAGGTCTGACCCAGAGTTGACTCCCTCCTTAAACCCCCTCCTGTGGAAGagtcccttaaaaaaaaaaattacccaatCTTGTCCCAGGGACTTGCGGTCAAGATGCCTCAGCTAACTGCCGCTTTTTACTTCTGTTAAACAGCTTGCTTGCTCTACTTCTATTTGCAACTGTCAACCAGGATATGGGTTTTACCTTTAAAAGCTccctgcagccgggcggtggtggcgcacgcctttaatcctagcactgaggaggcagaggcaggcggatctctgtgagtttgaggccagcctggtctacagagcaagatctggaACAAGGaccaaaaactacacaggaaaaccctgtctagaaaaaaacaaaaagaaaaagaaaaaaagctcctTGCAGAAAGTCATCAATGTTAGCATTTAAGCATTACCTGGCCGGACCCTTGGGAACCTTGACATCCTAGGTAGCTGTTTGCATAGCCTGATTGTGCATGTGCCAAGgcacccctctccctctctctctttctttctttctctttctctctctctctcttcccataaGGTCATGTCTGCACCTTCTCTCGTCCCCTTTTcccatctcttcttctctcttcctctcttctatcTCCAGAGGTACACTCTGTGTCCCTTCTTCACTTCCCTTAATAAAATACTCTATGTGAGTgttgtctgcatggtgtgagtgactttctgCCATGCCCCTTGACTCCAACTTGCCAAGGCCACCACCACACCACTTTTAAATACAACAGTCAGGGATACTCTATGAGAACTGTTTCTCAACGGGCAGTTGCCAGCCAGCATAATAAATACCATCAAATTAGTAATCCTGTCTTGTTGAGTAATCCTTGGGGACTCTGCCCGATGATATGAGCCTCATTGTTATTTGAAGTCTTCATATAGGTTGAGCATCCCTCACCTGAGACCTGAAAAATCTTACAAGCTGAGCATCTCTCATGTGAGATCTAAAGATCTGAAATCCAAAATGCTCTGAAGTCTGAAACTTTTTGAGCAACAAACTTTCTAATTTTACAACATTTCAGGTTTGGGATTTGGGGATTAGAAATGTTCAACTGGTAAAGGCTATGCAAATAATTATAAGAAGTGGAAAACCTCAACATCTGAAATTCTTCTGATCCCAAGCATTAAGAATTAGGACAATTAAATTATATTAGCCAGCATGAGTATATGTCAGAAAGAACAAGATCAAGAATGGAGACAGAGGTGGCTAAATGCATATGCAAGATGAGTTTCCTAATGGCAGCCTGTGGGCTTGAGGGAAGGGGGCTGGCACAAACCACAAGGTCCTTAGCAACAGAACTGATGAAGGGATTATAGGACTGCTCgtacaggcagcaggcagacctCTTAAGTTTCTGATTTGGGGACCTTCTTCTGCAGTCCATGTGTCAATGGCCAGCACCTGTAGCAAAAGTATCCTTCAGAAGAAACAAGGAGAACTGAAGCGCTTCAGAAGGTCCTGCCGGGATCTCCAAAGAGTAAAGCAATCTTCTGCCTTCTTGTGTGGCACACCTCTCTGTTAGCAATGGAGAATGGTGGCGGGCAGCAGCCACAGACAGAAGGTCTGCACCCcacagagaggcagagccagcccaCACCCCTCCTCACACACAGCAAACTTCCCTTCACTCACCTGCTCCTGTAGCCTACTGTTTTCCCACACCCTGCGGCACACCATACACTCAAATGTATCAATGTAGTTGTCCTGGTTAATGTCTTGCACGCCCCACTTCCGTTCCCGGAGAGCTGTCAGAAGCCGCTGGTTAGAGATCTCCCCCTTCAGCTTCCATTCTACGTAGGCCTCATACAATCTGTCATCATAATCCAGTTGTCTAATGAAACTGGCCAGTTCTTTGGGGTGAGAAAACTCGGAAACAAGAATGGCACTTCTGTTACTTGGGAGCCAGTCTGCGATGGTGGGGGATCCGTAATACACAGGCACGACCCCCAGTTTCAGTGGTCTCCAGAACTTCTCTGTGATGTAATCATCACAAACTGCATTCTCAAAAGCAAGGATGAACTTATACTGGGCGATGATCCTGTAGAAGCCATCGGCATCCATGGAGGCTGGATTTTTCAGCGGCTGAGGAAGATGTTTGTTTTGTAAACACTCCCCATACGAATCAACTTCAATGTAAGCCATCAGCTCACGAACATAGCTGTCCCTGTCTGATGGTGGATCACAGTCTGACTGTACATATACCAGGGGAGCAAGTTTTTGTCTTAGGTTGTTTTTAGACTGCAAAGGTACTAGGTATCTGAGTGACTTCAGGACTTCCACACCTTCCAGGTACTGGGTAGTCAGGGGCAAGTGGGAATGTCTGCTGAACGTGGCTGTGTGGTTGAATAAGGTGATGACTGGCTTGTGGAAGAGCTTATAATTGTTTTTGGGGGACTCTTCATGGAAAAGGGCCCAGTCATGATAGGCTTTCCGAGGCAGAGGTAAGCTGTCTATGTTCACGTCAGTACCTaggaggagaaaataaaatatgaatgaatatgtCCAAAGGAAGTTTGGGATCTCAGggtaaaaatataatataaaggagtgttgtggtgatatattgtgtaccctaataaacttgcttaaggatcagaggacagagccagccactagattagacatagaggtcaggcagtggtggcacacaccttcaatcctatcacttgggaggcagagatccatctcgatctctgtgagttcaagaccacagtggaaacagagccaagcagtggtggcacacacctttaatcccagtactgggaagcacacacgcctttaataccaggaagtgacacggttgggtggagaaaggtatataaggtgtgaggaaacaggaattcactctctttaggctgaggatttcataaaggtaagaactaatggctggctgttctgcttctctgatctttcagctttcaccctgatatccagctctgggtttttttttattataagaccatctaagattcaaacaacagagTGCAATGCTGTAAATAATAAGTGTATATGTCAGGGACCCTCCCTAGTGCCTAGAAGTCAACTGTGAAGCATGCACCCAAAAACTGGACA
It includes:
- the Pofut3 gene encoding GDP-fucose protein O-fucosyltransferase 3 isoform X3; its protein translation is MVRIQRRKLLASCLCMAATVFLMVTLQVVVELGKFERKRFKNSNLQDGRKKVEEEPKPLNPFPEKAALALDVKNRMDVGSYPIVLWWSPLTGETGRLGQCGPDACFFTINRTFQHHPMTKAFLFYGTDVNIDSLPLPRKAYHDWALFHEESPKNNYKLFHKPVITLFNHTATFSRHSHLPLTTQYLEGVEVLKSLRYLVPLQSKNNLRQKLAPLVYVQSDCDPPSDRDSYVRELMAYIEVDSYGECLQNKHLPQPLKNPASMDADGFYRIIAQYKFILAFENAVCDDYITEKFWRPLKLGVVPVYYGSPTIADWLPSNRSAILVSEFSHPKELASFIRQLDYDDRLYEAYVEWKLKGEISNQRLLTALRERKWGVQDINQDNYIDTFECMVCRRVWENSRLQEQRGVPHKKAEDCFTLWRSRQDLLKRFSSPCFF
- the Pofut3 gene encoding GDP-fucose protein O-fucosyltransferase 3 isoform X1 — its product is MVRIQRRKLLASCLCMAATVFLMVTLQVVVELGKFERKRFKNSNLQDGRKKVEEEPKPLNPFPEKAALALDVKNRMDVGSYPIVLWWSPLTGETGRLGQCGPDACFFTINRTFQHHPMTKAFLFYGTDVNIDSLPLPRKAYHDWALFHEESPKNNYKLFHKPVITLFNHTATFSRHSHLPLTTQYLEGVEVLKSLRYLVPLQSKNNLRQKLAPLVYVQSDCDPPSDRDSYVRELMAYIEVDSYGECLQNKHLPQPLKNPASMDADGFYRIIAQYKFILAFENAVCDDYITEKFWRPLKLGVVPVYYGSPTIADWLPSNRSAILVSEFSHPKELASFIRQLDYDDRLYEAYVEWKLKGEISNQRLLTALRERKWGVQDINQDNYIDTFECMVCRRVWENSRLQEQGLPPKQWKADVSHLSCPEPTLFTFSSPASPPALHGRSLRELWLPSFQQSKKEAQALRWLVDRNQNFSSEEFWGLVFKD
- the Pofut3 gene encoding GDP-fucose protein O-fucosyltransferase 3 isoform X2, which encodes MVRIQRRKLLASCLCMAATVFLMVTLQVVVELGKFERKRFKNSNLQDGRKKVEEEPKPLNPFPEKAALALDVKNRMDVGSYPIVLWWSPLTGETGRLGQCGPDACFFTINRTFQHHPMTKAFLFYGTDVNIDSLPLPRKAYHDWALFHEESPKNNYKLFHKPVITLFNHTATFSRHSHLPLTTQYLEGVEVLKSLRYLVPLQSKNNLRQKLAPLVYVQSDCDPPSDRDSYVRELMAYIEVDSYGECLQNKHLPQPLKNPASMDADGFYRIIAQYKFILAFENAVCDDYITEKFWRPLKLGVVPVYYGSPTIADWLPSNRSAILVSEFSHPKELASFIRQLDYDDRLYEAYVEWKLKGEISNQRLLTALRERKWGVQDINQDNYIDTFECMVCRRVWENSRLQEQCYRSPSGLCTYQTSTLLLKNCPRPLLLAFNFPEASMFFLLCVVKLWIMMW